The genomic region GTACAGCTAAATAAACTCCTAAATTAGCATTTGCTCCAGAATGAGGTTGTACGTTTGCATGGTCTGCATTAAATAATTGTTTTAATCTATTTCTAGCAAGGTCTTCTGCAATATCTACCTCTTCGCAACCACCGTAATACCTTTTCCCCGGATAACCCTCAGCATATTTGTTAGTTAATTGGCTACCCATTGCCTCCATAACAGCTTCAGACACAAAATTTTCAGAGGCGATTAATTCAATTTTATTTCTTTGTCTATTTGTCTCTCTTTCAACTACCTGAAAGATTTCCGGATCTACCTTCATTAGTGATTTAAAATCCATATGTACTTCTCCCTTCGATTATCTATTTTTATAATATATATATTATATTGTCTTTAATTCATTTTTGCAACATTATGACATATTTTTTGATATTTCGTAAAATATTATCCTGATTTCGTATTAGTATTTTTATTTTAAGAAATGATATGTTAATATGAATTTATATACTTTTTATTGGGGGCGATAAATTGTGAATGAAATTGATAGTAAAAAACTTTTAAAAATGACTTTATATACAGCAGAAATTCTTCTTCAAAGCGGTGCTGAGACCTATAGAGTTGAGGATACTATAGTTAGAATGTGTACCTCCCGAGGCTTTGATTATGTAGAATCCTTCGTTACTCCAACAGGCATTTTTCTCTCATTAAATAATAAAGGAGACAAGCCTGAAGATATTATAACTCTTGTTAGGAGAATAAAATCAAGAAGCATTAATCTTAACAGAGTAGCAAAAGTTAATGATTTTTCTAGACAGTTTGTTTCTTCTGACATGTCAATAGAAGAAGCATTTAATATATTAAAGGATATTGATAAAATTAAACCTTATCCAGCTTTAATACATGCAATCTTTGGTGGAATAGCTAGTGCCTTTGTTACATTACTATTTGGAGCTAATATATTTGAATTTATGGCGGCATTTATAACAAGTATAATGGTTACTTTTTCAATAAAAAACCTAGATAAAATTAGCTTCCCACCCTTTCTTACGAATATTTCTGGTGGCTGTGTGGCTACAATATTTGCAATTATATTCGCAAGTCTTTATCCAGCAATACGTATTGATATGGTAGTAGTTGGTGCTATAATGGTTATGGTTCCCGGTGTAGCTATTACTAATGCTGTAAGAGATTCTATCTCTGGGGATTTAATTTCTGGGTTAGCCAAAGCCGCAGAAGCTGTAATCATTGCTACTTCTATTGCATTTGGTGTTGGTTTTATACTTCAACTATGGATATTAATCTCAGGAGGTAAATTATTATGATATATCTGTATGATTTTATTATTGCCTTAACCTGTACTATAGGGTTTGCTGTACTTTTTAATTTACCTCGGACTGCTATTTTAAATGCAGGTTTTGCCGGTGGATTTTCATGGGTAATATATAATCTTTTTCATAATATAACCCACTCCAGCGTATTATCTACTTTTGTTGCATCCTTAGCTATAGCAATACTTGCTGAAACATTTGCAGTTAAATTTAAATTTCCTGCTACAATATTTATAGTTCCTGCTATTGTTCCATTAGTTCCAGGACATGCCTTATACTATACAATGCTCTCAATAATTCAAAATAATTATAGTGCTGCTGTTAGATATGGTAGTGAAACAGTACTTGTTTCTATCGCAATAGCAGGTGCATTAACAGTCGTTTTATCAGTTAACTCATTTAGAAAGCTTAAAAGGAGCCCAAATTGATGGCTCCTTTTTTTACTATTCAGTCTCAATAATTTCAGTTATAACTGGAATATACTCTTCGTTATCTTTAAATTTATGCTCATTCTTTTTAATTACTAAAAATACAATAGCCATTGAAATAAAGCCAACTAGAGCGCTGATAAGTTCATTATCAAATATTGTTATTGTTATAGCTACAGTAAATATTAGAGTAACTAAAGGTATCAAATAAATAATAAATGCAGCCTTTAAAACATTTTGATGTTCAAGATCAACTGTGACATTTTGCCCTACTTGTGCCTGAGCTCGGTTTATTGCCTCTACCTCTAAAGTTTTCTCCTCTCTGCCCATTTTACAAGCATTACAGTTTTCACAGCTGGAATGTCTTTTAACCAATACCATTGCATTTTTATCATCTAAAACATTTGTTACTACACCCACTTGTTTCAAACTAAACACCCCCTATTTACTTATTAAGTCTCTAACTACAACTGACGCTAATATTAATCCTACTACAGAAGGAACGAAAGCAACACTTCCTGGTATTTGATGTTTTACTGTACATGTACGGTTTTTGTTAGTACATATGCAATCTGTTTTACAGTCACTATTTATTACAAATGGTGTCATAGGCTCTTCCTTAGAATAAACTACCTTTAAATCCTTGACCCCTCTTTTTCTTAATTCCTTACGAAGAACTTTTGCAAGAGGACATATAGATGTTTTAAATATATCTGTAACTTCAAACTTAGTAGGATCCAGTTTATTACCAGCTCCCATACTACTTATTATCGGTATATTTTTCTCCTTACACCTAACTATTAAATCAATTTTAGCCGTAACCATATCAATTGCATCTACAACATAATCATAGTCTTCAGAAAGAAGCCTTTCAGCACTCTCGCTATTATATAGCTCTCTGTAAGTTATAACTTCTGCATTTGGATTAATATCTAAAATACGCTCCTTCATTACTTCTACCTTTGGTTTACCAACTGTAGAACGAGTTGCGTGTAGTTGTCTATTTATATTAGTTAAGCATATATCATCATCATCTACAAGTACAAATTTACTTACACCTGTTCTTGCTAATGCCTCAACCGTAAAGGTACCTACCCCACCAATTCCAAAAACTGCAACTTTACTTTCTTTCAATTTATTTAAACCTTCTGTACCAATCAATAATTCTGATCTAGAAAAAGAATGTAATGCCATTATTTTCCTCCTATTGCTAAATTTTAATGTTTTTCTTCAAAATACAGTATAACATATTATTATTATTTTTTGTTTATTTCAAATAATTAAAACATACTTATATATAAATCAAAAAATTTCCTAATAAATTTTATTAGGAAATGATTATACTTATTATTATACCCGCCATGCCGTATTTCGGTGGTTTTGGAACCCTCTCTCGAAGGTGGGTATCCCGCTATCCAGTTCGTAAGTCCACATTACTAATCGAGGCATTTACTAGTTAGACAAACTCGGATTCCCGATGTAAATATGTTGGATCAAAACTGAGCCGAATTTACATACATGGCAGGTAAATTCATAACTTTATTATACTCAAATTATAGCATAAAATACTCTACTTTTCAAATTATCATTAAATATTTTTAGTAGAAATATTTAACTCATCTAATTGTTTTTTATCTGCAACAGATGGAGCATTTGTCATAGGACAAGATGCATTTTGAGTTTTTGGGAATGCTATAACTTGGCGAATATTATCTTCTCCAGCTAAAAGCATAACTAGTCTATCAAGCCCAAAGGCAATCCCACCATGGGGAGGAGTTCCATATTTAAATGCATCTAATAGGAAACCAAACTTATCCCAAGCCTCTTCCTCCGAGAATCCTAAAGCTTTAAACATTTTCTGTTGAAGCTCTGAAGAATAGATTCTTATACTTCCTCCTCCTATTTCATGTCCATTTAGAACTATGTCGTAGGCCTTAGCTCTAGCCTCAGCAGGGTTATTTTCTAACATTTCTATATCCTCATCCATTGGTGATGTAAAAGGATGGTGCTTTGCTACATAGCGATTTGCATCTTCATCATATTCAAATAATGGGAACTCAGTAACCCATAACAAATCATATTCATCAGTTTCTAGGAGGTTAAGTCTTTTAGCAATTTCTAGTCTTAAGTGTCCTAATGAATCATATACTATAGAAAGCTTATCCGCAGCAAATAACACTAAGTCACCCTTACTAGCTTCAGCAGTCTTTAAGATACTTTCTATTTCTTCCTCACTAAAGAATTTTGCAATAGGCGAAGTAACTCCTTCGTCAGTTATTTTAATCCATGCAAGACCCTTTGCACCATAGGTTTTGGCATATTCCTCTAAAGCAGTTATATCTTTTCTACTAAATTTATCTCCATAGCCTTTTATATTAATACATTGTACACTTCCACCATTTTCGATTGCAGATGTAAATACTTTAAATCCACAATTTTTAACTAACTCAGACACATCAACTAATTCAAACCCGAATCTTGTATCTGGTTTATCAGAACCATATCTACTCATAGCCTCATTATATGTTAATCTTTTTAAAGGTAAGTTGATTTCTATATTTAAAATATCTTTAAAAATCTTTTGTAGTAGTTTTTCATTCACAGCAATAACATCATCTACATTTACGAAAGACATCTCACAGTCTATTTGTGTAAACTCCGGCTGTCTATCTGCTCTTAAATCTTCATCCCTAAAACACTTTACTATTTGGAAATATCTATCCATTCCAGATACCATTAGAAGTTGTTTAAATAACTGAGGCGATTGAGGTAAGGCATAAAACTTACCAGGGTTAACTCTACTAGGTACTAAGTAATCTCTAGCCCCTTCAGGAGTTGTTTTGGTCAGCATTGGTGTTTCAACTTCAATAAAGCCTTCATCATTTAAAAAGTTTCTTACGCAGTTAGATACCTTATGTCTTAAGATTAAGTTTTTTTGCATTGAAGGCTTTCTTAAATCTAAATATCTATATTTTAATCTTAGATTTTCTGATACTTCATCATCATCTTTAATATATATTGGTGTTGTTTCTGCGGAATTCAGTACCTCTATAGATTCAGCGAAGATTTCGATTTGTCCTGTAGGTATATTCGGATTTACAGATTGTCTTTTAAATACTTTTCCTGAAACAGCTATTACATATTCAGAACCTAGTTTTTCTGCCTTTGAAAATGCCTCCTCAGATATATCCTTATCAAACACAACCTGTACAATTCCAGATCTATCTCTTAAATCCACGAAAATAAGTCCACCTAAATCTCTTCTTTTTTGGACCCATCCGCAGAGCTCCACAAACTCATTAATATTATTTTCATTTAGAGTTCCACACATATGTGTTCTTTTCATATTCTTATCTCTCCCCAAGTCTTTCTTTTAAAAACTGTACAACCACGTTAACATTAACAATTTCTTGCTCACCTTTTATCATGTCTTTAATTAAAACAGCATTATTTTTTACTTCATCTTCACCAATTACAATTGTAAAAGTAGCCTCTTTTTTATCAGCATACTTAAACTGAGCCTTTACTCCTCTTGTTATATGGTTTTGATCCGACTTAATATTTGCATTTCTTAGCTTGTTTAAAATATTAAAGCCTAATAATGAGGATTCTTCATCCATAGTTACAATAAATACATCGATATCCTTAGGTTTTGGTATTTCAATATTTTGAGTTTCTAAAGACAATATAGCTCTCTCTAAACCCATGCCGAAGCCAACACCAGGAGTCTGAGGACCACCACAATCCTCTACTAGCTTATCGTAACGTCCGCCCCCACATAAGGTTCCTTTTTTCCCTGCCTCATCTGTAATAATCTCAAAGGCAGT from Serpentinicella alkaliphila harbors:
- a CDS encoding threonine/serine exporter family protein; the encoded protein is MIYLYDFIIALTCTIGFAVLFNLPRTAILNAGFAGGFSWVIYNLFHNITHSSVLSTFVASLAIAILAETFAVKFKFPATIFIVPAIVPLVPGHALYYTMLSIIQNNYSAAVRYGSETVLVSIAIAGALTVVLSVNSFRKLKRSPN
- a CDS encoding SoxR reducing system RseC family protein produces the protein MGVVTNVLDDKNAMVLVKRHSSCENCNACKMGREEKTLEVEAINRAQAQVGQNVTVDLEHQNVLKAAFIIYLIPLVTLIFTVAITITIFDNELISALVGFISMAIVFLVIKKNEHKFKDNEEYIPVITEIIETE
- a CDS encoding threonine/serine exporter family protein — translated: MNEIDSKKLLKMTLYTAEILLQSGAETYRVEDTIVRMCTSRGFDYVESFVTPTGIFLSLNNKGDKPEDIITLVRRIKSRSINLNRVAKVNDFSRQFVSSDMSIEEAFNILKDIDKIKPYPALIHAIFGGIASAFVTLLFGANIFEFMAAFITSIMVTFSIKNLDKISFPPFLTNISGGCVATIFAIIFASLYPAIRIDMVVVGAIMVMVPGVAITNAVRDSISGDLISGLAKAAEAVIIATSIAFGVGFILQLWILISGGKLL
- the aspS gene encoding aspartate--tRNA ligase; protein product: MKRTHMCGTLNENNINEFVELCGWVQKRRDLGGLIFVDLRDRSGIVQVVFDKDISEEAFSKAEKLGSEYVIAVSGKVFKRQSVNPNIPTGQIEIFAESIEVLNSAETTPIYIKDDDEVSENLRLKYRYLDLRKPSMQKNLILRHKVSNCVRNFLNDEGFIEVETPMLTKTTPEGARDYLVPSRVNPGKFYALPQSPQLFKQLLMVSGMDRYFQIVKCFRDEDLRADRQPEFTQIDCEMSFVNVDDVIAVNEKLLQKIFKDILNIEINLPLKRLTYNEAMSRYGSDKPDTRFGFELVDVSELVKNCGFKVFTSAIENGGSVQCINIKGYGDKFSRKDITALEEYAKTYGAKGLAWIKITDEGVTSPIAKFFSEEEIESILKTAEASKGDLVLFAADKLSIVYDSLGHLRLEIAKRLNLLETDEYDLLWVTEFPLFEYDEDANRYVAKHHPFTSPMDEDIEMLENNPAEARAKAYDIVLNGHEIGGGSIRIYSSELQQKMFKALGFSEEEAWDKFGFLLDAFKYGTPPHGGIAFGLDRLVMLLAGEDNIRQVIAFPKTQNASCPMTNAPSVADKKQLDELNISTKNI
- a CDS encoding tRNA threonylcarbamoyladenosine dehydratase; amino-acid sequence: MALHSFSRSELLIGTEGLNKLKESKVAVFGIGGVGTFTVEALARTGVSKFVLVDDDDICLTNINRQLHATRSTVGKPKVEVMKERILDINPNAEVITYRELYNSESAERLLSEDYDYVVDAIDMVTAKIDLIVRCKEKNIPIISSMGAGNKLDPTKFEVTDIFKTSICPLAKVLRKELRKRGVKDLKVVYSKEEPMTPFVINSDCKTDCICTNKNRTCTVKHQIPGSVAFVPSVVGLILASVVVRDLISK